Proteins found in one Elgaria multicarinata webbii isolate HBS135686 ecotype San Diego chromosome 12, rElgMul1.1.pri, whole genome shotgun sequence genomic segment:
- the LOC134407268 gene encoding tubulin-specific chaperone cofactor E-like protein isoform X2, whose product MDHATGRSFMQVLCEKYSPENFPYRRGPGMGVHVPATPQGSPMKDRLNLPSVLVLNSCGITCAGEENEIAAFCAHVSELDLSDNKLEDWHEVSKIVSNVPHLEFLNLSSNPLNLSVLDRTCAGSFAGVRKLVLNNSKASWETVHTILQELPELEELFLCLNDYKTVSCSPVCCHSLKLLHITDNNLKDWTEIRKLGVMFPSLDTLVLANNYVTTIEDSEDSLARLFPNLRSISLHKSGLQCWGDIDKLNSFPKLEEVRLLGIPLLQSYTNEERRKLVIARLPCVTKLNGSVITDGEREDSERFFIRYYIDFPQEEAPFRYHELVTKYGKLEKLAVVDLRPQSSAKVEVHFKGQVEEMTIRLDQTVAELKKQLKTLVQLPISSMLVTYFDHEAPFGPEEMKYNSRALHSYGIRDGDKIYVDSKAK is encoded by the exons ATGGATCATGCCACTGGAAGAAGTTTCATGCAAGTTCTCTGTGAGAAATACAGCCCTGAAAACTTTCCGTACCGTCGTGGTCCCGGGATGGGCGTGCACGTCCCAGCTACACCACAGGGTTCACCTATGAAAG ATCGTCTCAACCTGCCTAGCGTGCTGGTGTTGAACAGCTGTGGGATAACCTGTGCAGGGGAAGAGAATGAGATTGCTGCCTTCTGTGCTCACGTGTCCGAACTCGACCTTTCTGACAATAAGCTAGAAGACTGGCACGAG gTCAGTAAAATTGTGTCGAATGTCCCGCACTTGGAATTTCTAAACCTGAGTTCCAACCCCCTGAACTTGTCGGTATTAGACAGGACGTGTGCTGGGTCTTTTGCCGGCGTCCGTAAACTTGTGCTCAACAACAGCAAAGCTTCCTGGGAAACGGTCCATACGATACTGCAAGAATTACCAGA GTTGGAGGAACTCTTCCTGTGCCTTAATGACTATAAAACAGTGTCTTGTTCTCCAGTTTGCTGTCACTCTCTCAAGTTACTCCACATAACTGACAATAATCTCAAAGACTGGACTGAAATCCGGAAGCTGGGGGTTATGTTTCCATCGCTAGACACGCTAGTTCTGGCGAATAACTACGTGACGACCATTGAGGACTCGGAAGATTCCCTGGCGAGGCTGTTCCCGAACTTGCGGTCCATCAGCCTGCACAAGTCAG GTCTGCAATGCTGGGGAGACATTGACAAGCTCAATTCTTTCCCCAAGCTCGAGGAAGTGAGGTTGTTGGGCATTCCTCTCCTTCAGTCATACACCAATGAGGAACGCAGGAAGCTGGTAATAGCCAG GTTGCCATGTGTCACTAAGCTGAACGGGAGTGTCATTACGGATGGAGAGCGAGAGGACTCTGAGAGGTTTTTCATTCGCTATTACATAGACTTTCCCCAAGAGGAAGCCCCTTTCAG GTACCACGAACTAGTGACAAAATATGGGAAGCTGGAAAAGCTGGCCGTGGTAGATCTCCGGCCCCAGAGCAGCGCCAAAGTCGAAGTCCACTTCAAAGGCCAGGTGGAAGAGATGACCATCCGCCTGGATCAGACGGTAGCAGAACTAAAGAAACAATTGAAAACGCTGGTCCAGTTGCCAATCAGTAGCATGCTGGTTACCTACTTTGACCATGAAGCTCCCTTCGGTCCCGAGGAGATGAAGTACAACTCACGGGCGCTGCACTCTTACGGCATTCGGGATGGAGATAAAATCTACGTGGACTCCAAAGCCAAATAG